Part of the Aquimarina sp. TRL1 genome, GACAAAGGAGAAAATGAAACGAAAGAAATCATATTCTTAATCAAAAAAGCGCAACTAGTAAAAAGCATGAGAAGCCATATCTAAACAAACAACATCAGGGATTACACCTCTTTTTTGGTACCACATCCCTGGTGCTTTTTATCTTTTGTTGCTTTTTATTCGTCTTAATCATTGTATCTTTACCCCCCAATGTATAAAAGACCTCAACAAGTAGTTACCGTTGCTGAAGCAATAAAAAAGTTAGAACATTATTGTGCATATCAGGAGCGTTGTCATCAGGAAGTGGAAAAAAAAATAGCTACTTACTCCCTTATTCCCGAGGCAAAAGAAAAAATAATTCTGCATTTGCTGGCGCATAATTATCTCAATGAAGAACGTTTTGCCAAAAGTTTTGCCCGCGGAAAATTTTCGATTAAAAAATGGGGGAAAAATCGCATCACTCAGGAATTAAAAATACGACATATTTCTACTCGCAATATCACTACAGCTTTATCTGATATTGAAAATTCAGAATACCTAAAAACTCTTAATGAATTAGCTATCAAAAAGCTAGATACCATAAAAGAAACAGATAAATTCAAAAAAAGGAAAAAACTGGCAGATTATTTACTGTACAGAGGATGGGAATCTCATTTAGTTTATGAAAAAACCACGACCCTTATCCCTTGATATTATTCACCTTATGTGTTTTAGTAATCGCTTTACTATTCTTATAATCAATCCATTTCTGACCTCTTAATCGGCGCATTAAATTATCAAAATGACGCATTAAAAAAACATTATAGGCTGCCTTAGTAAAATTAACAACTCCTCTGGGGGTCGCTCGAATACTCATAGAGAACCCAGGTGTTGTATAAGTCATTTGATGCCAATATCCCTCGGGCATATATAGGGTTTCTCCATGAGAAAGATTGGTAACACATCCTTTGGCTTTTTGTAATGCTGGCCATTTATCAAAATCTGGATTAAAAAAATCAATCTCCTGATGAGAGATAAGTGCATGAGGAATTTTATACAAATACTTGGTCTCCTCTGGAGGGAATAAGATACATTGTTTTTCACCATGAAAATGGAAATGCAGAATATTTGCATAATCAATATCATAATGCATAAAAACGGTAGATTGCTCTCCTCCAAAAAATAAAAATGGTAATTTTTTTAGCAATCGTAATCCTATATCCGGAAATGTAAAATCTTTTTGTAATGATGGCACTTCCTTAAGCAGATTATATAAGAAAATGCGATATCGAGTAGGTTGAGATTTTAATAATGAGATATAATCACTCATCTTCATACTCGCATGGGGCTCATTAAATTTAAACTCAGAATTAATAGGGCGATCATCAAATAAAGGCACCTCCTTATCTCCTGCAATTTCCTGCATATACTCCAGACTCCATTTTGTATAAGCAGGCCAATCCTCAGTTAGCCGTTCTATGACAACAGGCTTCTGAGGAATGACATATTCTTTTATAAATACTTCCTTAGAAATCGTTTTTACCCTTGGTATCTGTTTTAAATCTAAAACTCCCATATTCCCAATTACCGAATAAAACAGTGCAATAATTACACCAATCCAGATAAGAAACTTATATTTTCTGCTTTCTGGCTCTTTTTCTAGCCTCTTCGTTTCTTTCTATTTTATGCTTAGGTCTAGACCATTTTGGTTTTTCTGACAATGGTACATATTCTGAGTCCTCAGCTTCTACCGTTTTTGGTTGTGTAATTTTAAGGAATGGCTTCTGAGGGTTTAGGCCTAAAAGTTTAAACATTTTCATGTCCTCATTTACATCTGGATTCGGAGTTGTCAATAATTTATCTCCTGCAAAAATTGAATTTGCTCCTGCGAAAAAGCACATCGCCTGTCCTTCTCTGCTCATTTCTGTTCTTCCTGCAGATAATCGCACTTGAGTCTCCGGCATTACGATTCTGGTTGTGGCAACCATTCTAATCATATCCCAAATCTCCACTGGTTTTTGTTCTTCCATTGGAGTTCCTTCTACAGCGACAAGAGAATTAATCGGTACTGACTCTGGCTGAGGGTTTAATCTACTCAATGCTACCAGCATTCCTGCGCGGTCTTCTGGTTTCTCTCCCATTCCGATAATCCCACCACTACAAACGGTAACATTAGTTTTTCTTACGTTGTCGATGGTTTTAAGACGATCTTCATACCCTCTGGTTGAGATCACTTCTTTATAATATTCTTCGGAAGTATCCAGATTATGGTTGTACGCATACAATCCTGCTTCTGCAAGACGTTGTGCCTGGTTCTCTGTCAACATTCCCAATGTACAACAAACTTCCATATCAAGTTTATTGATAGTCCGAACCATCTCTAAGACATTTTCGAACTCAGGACCGTCTTTTACATTACGCCATGCCGCTCCCATACAAACTCTGGAACTTCCGGATGATTTTGCTCTCAAAGCTTGTGCTTTTACCTGAGAAACACTCATTAAATCGTTCCCTTCTATATCCGTATGATATCGCGCTGCCTGCGGACAATATCCACAGTCTTCGGGGCATCCCCCCGTTTTTATCGACAATAATGTCGATACTTGTACAGTATTGGGATCGTGGTATTGACGATGAATTGTTGCTGCTTCAAACAGCAAATCCATTAATGGTTTATTATAGATATCCAGTATTTCCTGAGATGTCCAATCGTGTCTTATTTTACTCATAAATTAACAGTAATAATAGGTTCCAAAAGTAAGAAAATCAACTGCACTATCACAATAAATTCAAAAAAGAAGTCGATCTTACTCTCGAGTTATCTTTCTGCTTCCCTTCTACTATTAATTAATTCGGCAATTACAAATTAATGAAAGGGATAACAATAGCCTGTTGTCTGTTGCTCTACTGAACACCCTTTTCTTTGCTAAATTATAAAGTTATAGAGTTGAAGTTCTTTACTGATACAAAGAAAATCCGAAAGACCAATCCCTTTATTTTTTGGCTAACCCAAGAAATGATTCTAACAAAGGGAAGAATTTTTCCGGTTCCTCTAAATATGGATTATGACCACTTTCTTCAAACATTTCGAACTGTGCTTGTGGCATAAAATGCTTATACTGTATAGCGTATTCTGGTGTAGAAACGCCATCATACCGTCCTGCAATTACTAAAGTCGGAGCTTTTACTGATTTTAATTTTCTCCTAAAATCAATTTCTCCCATACTCCCTGTTACATGAAAATCCGCGTCTCTTCCCACAATAGAGTAGTACACCTCTGAATTCCAAGATCTTTGAACCTTTTCAGGCATTGGTTGTTTTAATTTAGTATTGTGGTAATACACATATTTTACAGGAAAACTACCATATGCTTTAGAGAAAACGGAATCACTAGATACATACCCCAGACTTCTTAAAGAATCTACTTTCTTCCATTGCTCAGGGAAATGTGTTTTAGCATATTGGTTATAGCTATCACAATTCGCTTGCCACATTAATCCACTGTGAAATCCATTGATCAAAACAACCCTATTAATTGCTTCCGGATACTTCAATACATATGCTTGTGCGACTACAGTTCCATAAGAATGCCCTACCAAGGACCATGTTTTTAACTTCAGGGCTTTTCGAATTCCTTCCAGAATCTCTACATCCCCGTCAATACTATATTCTGATGTATTTTTTGCATTATCCGATAACCCCCTTCCCAAACCATCAAAAAAGACCATTTGCGCATCTTTGTAGTATTTCCCAAAATTTCCTTGTAAGTAATCATGAGAATCTCCGGGACCTCCGGCGATAAAAACAACGGGGTTTCCTTTCCCTTTAGTTTCTACATTTATTTTATATCCATTAATCTCAATAAATTGGGAAGTGTATTCATCGTGAATTGTTTCTTGAGCATATCCTAAAAACATAAAGAAAAACACACTACCTATCAGAAGAAAGTTTCGTCTCATCATCATACTATCGTATATTAAATTTTTACTTGTAATATATGTTTCTTACAGTAACATATAAAATACAATTGTACCATCTACCATATTAAGTACACTATCTAACCGTTTGGCTGTTCTAAGAGAATAGAAACTGCATTTCCTCCAAATCCAACAGCATTGACAATAATTCTTCGTAATTGCTTTGGCTTACCTGTGTTTTTTACAAATGGAACCGGAATAAATGTCTGATGTTGTTGCATCAGAATTGCAAACTCAAGACTTAGCAAACCACTTGCTCCAAAGGTATGTCCTATTTTCCACTTGTTAGTTGTAAGTGCTGGCATCTGATCCCCAAAAAGTATCTTTATCGCATTATACTCTGCTATATCACCCTTTACCGTTCCAGGTGCATGCATTACAATGGCATCAATAGTATCATATGGGATTGTTCCAATTGCCATTTTCATCGATTTCTGAAAACAATCTGCTTCTGCTGAGATAGAGATATTATGTTTTAAAACCTCTGTAGCATATCCTATCCCTTTTATTAGCGCCTTTGCATTCGGATGTATTCCTTTCTCTAAGCATACCACTCCTGCTCCTTCTCCCAAAAACATAGAATTTCTTTGTTTTTCCAAATTTAATGCTTGACAAGGATATGACGCTCCTACATCAGACGCATAAATCTTTAAAGCTTTCATCTGCGCAATAGTAAATGGAGTCAAAGGTGCTTCACTACCTCCTACCAAAAAACGATTTGCCATCCCCGATTGCAACCAGGCCACTCCATTTAGAACCGCATGTAATGCTGTAGAACACGTTATAGAATGACTAATCTCCGGTCCTGTGCTTTGTAGATCGTGTGCCACCCACGAAGATATATTTCCTAGGGTAGTTGTTGGCGAGCTAAGTGTTGAAGACTGTCCTGTAGATAGAAACTCCTGATAGTACTTTTCGAAAAGTTGTGTTGCTCCTCGCGAAGATCCTATATTTATCCCAAAATCGTAATCCTCTTCCCATCCTGCATCTCTAATCGCTTGCCTTGCGGCATATATACCAAACAAAACAGAGTCATCAAGCTCCTTATAATGGTGACTACTATTCCGTAATTGTTTAATTACATCTTTTGTGTTTTTATCCAGACGGGAAACCAAACTTAGTTGTTCACCAAGCTTTTCCTCTGTGATCTGATGAGAATCCTCGTTATAGTGATTCCATATATCTTCAGACGATACTCCTAATGGGGAAACGGATGAGATACCTGTTATAGAAATAGGCTGTAACAATACTTAATTTTTGAGCAAATGTACTGGATTGTTTATTCTTCTTCAATACTGAAGTAATAATTTTACAAATAGACTTCTTTATCTAAAGACAGTCTGTAACGTAATTTTTATTTTTACTACTTATCTGATAGCAAAACGATCTTGAAATACACCTTGGGGCATCAGTATATCACTTAATGAATTAAACGAAAATATATGGAATATCAGGAAGAGAAAAAAAGTTGGTTTAGTCGAAACTGGGGGTGGGCAGTTCCTCTTGGAGGATGTCTTACAATCGTTGTCTTATTTTTTGTCTTTCTGGGATCTCTCTTCTTCGGGGTTAGCTCTCTAATGACCGGCTCAGATCCATATAAGGAAGGGATCGCTAAAGCAAAACAAGACACTTATCTGATTGAGTTATTGGGAGAGCCTATCGAAACCAATGGAATTATGCAGGGAAGTATTTCTATTGAAAATAATACGGGAAAAGCTGATATATCTGTTCCTATAAAAGGTCCTAAGGGAACTGCTACCTTATACGTAGAAGGAACCAAAACTGATGGAGAATGGTCTTATGAAGAAATTTACGTCATTATCCAAGAAACAGACGAGCAAATCGATTTATTGGGATATGAGCGATCCGATTCTTTGCAGCAATAACAAAAGCGACAAATAATTATTTATCGCTTTTGTATTATTAAAAAAAAGTATCAAAGTACCTTCTCTAATAACTGATAGATTGTATCATAAACTATCTCTAATTCTTCTTCTGTAATAACAAATGGAGGAAGAATATAAACGGTATTTCCCAGAGGTCTTAATACAACTCCGTTTTGCATAAAGTGGTCAAAAATCTGATATCGTTTTTCTCCATACCGATCCATTTCTATATTCAGATCCAATGCATAAATAACTCCTAATTGTCGTGTTGATTTTACCTTTGAATGGTTTCTTATTTTGGTATCAAAGTCTTGATGAGACTGAATGATCTTTTGTATATTTTCTTGTATCTCTACTGATGCTAAAAGCTCAATTCCTGCCACTGCTACAGAACAGGCAATTGGATTTGCAGAATATGTATGGGCATGAAAAAACGCTTTCCCGACAGAGTCATCCAAAAAAGCATCATATACCTCTTGTGTACAACTAGTCACTGCCATTGGAACAAACCCTGCCGTCAAAGATTTGGATAATGAAATAATATCAGGTTTACAATCCATCTGATCAGAAGCAAAATTAGTTCCTGTTTTTCCAAAACCGGTCATTACTTCATCTGCTAATAGCAATACATCATTTTCTTTACAAATCTGAAGCACTGATTCCAGATACTTTGCCTCAAACATATGCATGGCATTTGCTCCTTGTACCAGAGGTTCATATATAAATACTGCGACCTCATGTTCTGACAAAATATTTGTTAACTGTTTCTTTACTTCTTCTATATTGGATGCATTAGGAGTAGGAATCCGAACTACTTTTATAAAAAAATCTTCAAACGGTCCATTATATACGGATAAACCTGAAGCTGACATAGCTCCAAAAGTATCTCCATGAAAGCCGTCTTCAAAAGCAATAATCGTATTTTTTTTCTTTCCCTGATTAAAAAAATATTGCAATGCCATCTTAATCCCTACCTCATTCGCTGTAGATCCATTATCAGAGAAAAAAATCTTTTCTTGATTTGCAGGTAATATCTCCATCAATTTTTCAGAAAGTTCCACTGCGGGTTTGTGCGTAAATCCAGCAAACACAATCTGATCCAATTGCTGCATTTGTCCCTGTACTTTCTCTAATATATATGGGTGACAATGTCCATACATTGCCGTATACCACGAGGCTATTCCATCAATATATTTTTTATCCTGATCATCATATAACCAGACCCCTTCTGCTTTTTGAATTGGCAACGCATCTGGATGAATTTTATGCTGGGTTAAAGGATGCCATAGGTGCTTTTTATCTCTATCTCTCAGGCTCATAAAATCAATTATAATTTTTCTAAATTCTCTCGAAACTGATCTGCATATTTCTTAATTACTTCCGGGGTGAAGGAGGTTTCCTCATCTATCCTTCCAATTACAGGGGTTTCTGTCATTTTCTGAATAATTCCTTCTGTAGTTTTGTGTTCTTTCCCACTATAAATCAACGCTACATTAAATCCTTGTTCTTTTAGCATCCAAAGTGTCATCAATGTATGATTGATACTACCCAAATAATGCCTGGAAACCACAATGACTCTTGCTCCTAGTGGAATAATATCCAGTATAGTATCCTCATCATTTAAGGGAACCAAGATCCCTCCTGCTCCTTCTATTACCACTGCCCGCTCATCATGCTCAGGAATTTTAATATTCTCTATATCAATCTTTACTCCATCTATTTCTGCTGCTGCATGAGGACTCATCGGAGTTTCTAGTGCATATGCATTTTCATAGAAATTTGATGTTGTGTTCGATATTAGCTCTTTAACCTTATCCGTGTCTGAATAATGAAGATCTCCTGCTTGAACCGGTTTAAAATAATCCGCTTTTAATGCTTCAACTACAATGGCTGAAGCAATTGTTTTTCCGACATCAGTTCCTATTCCTGTTATAAATATATTTTGACTCATTTGTGTGTATCTTCTTTGTAATCTTCTTCTATGAACTGTATTTTTATTGGTTTATTAATAATCTAAATTTCTTCTAAACACTCCTTCTCAGCAATATAAACTGCCTATGATCAGTCAATGTTACAGAATAAGGCTACAAAAGTAGGAAGTAGTTTATTATTTGGAGTACGCTTTTAGAAGGAATTGCAGTCTTTTCTATAAATAATTCTATTTACGAACTGTAAACATACTGTTTTTTAACAATATCCAATATTTTTTTTATGTCGTTTTGAGTATTATATGCATGTAAGCATATGCGCAATCTTTCTGCCCCGGATTTTACGGTAGGAGACAATATCGCCCGAACATCAAAGCCTTCATCCCGGATACTCTTCGCTATATTTTTTACCCTCGTATTCCCAGGAATTACACAACAA contains:
- a CDS encoding cytochrome c oxidase assembly factor Coa1 family protein — its product is MEYQEEKKSWFSRNWGWAVPLGGCLTIVVLFFVFLGSLFFGVSSLMTGSDPYKEGIAKAKQDTYLIELLGEPIETNGIMQGSISIENNTGKADISVPIKGPKGTATLYVEGTKTDGEWSYEEIYVIIQETDEQIDLLGYERSDSLQQ
- the bioA gene encoding adenosylmethionine--8-amino-7-oxononanoate transaminase; amino-acid sequence: MSLRDRDKKHLWHPLTQHKIHPDALPIQKAEGVWLYDDQDKKYIDGIASWYTAMYGHCHPYILEKVQGQMQQLDQIVFAGFTHKPAVELSEKLMEILPANQEKIFFSDNGSTANEVGIKMALQYFFNQGKKKNTIIAFEDGFHGDTFGAMSASGLSVYNGPFEDFFIKVVRIPTPNASNIEEVKKQLTNILSEHEVAVFIYEPLVQGANAMHMFEAKYLESVLQICKENDVLLLADEVMTGFGKTGTNFASDQMDCKPDIISLSKSLTAGFVPMAVTSCTQEVYDAFLDDSVGKAFFHAHTYSANPIACSVAVAGIELLASVEIQENIQKIIQSHQDFDTKIRNHSKVKSTRQLGVIYALDLNIEMDRYGEKRYQIFDHFMQNGVVLRPLGNTVYILPPFVITEEELEIVYDTIYQLLEKVL
- a CDS encoding alpha/beta fold hydrolase, with the translated sequence MMMRRNFLLIGSVFFFMFLGYAQETIHDEYTSQFIEINGYKINVETKGKGNPVVFIAGGPGDSHDYLQGNFGKYYKDAQMVFFDGLGRGLSDNAKNTSEYSIDGDVEILEGIRKALKLKTWSLVGHSYGTVVAQAYVLKYPEAINRVVLINGFHSGLMWQANCDSYNQYAKTHFPEQWKKVDSLRSLGYVSSDSVFSKAYGSFPVKYVYYHNTKLKQPMPEKVQRSWNSEVYYSIVGRDADFHVTGSMGEIDFRRKLKSVKAPTLVIAGRYDGVSTPEYAIQYKHFMPQAQFEMFEESGHNPYLEEPEKFFPLLESFLGLAKK
- the bioD gene encoding dethiobiotin synthase; the protein is MSQNIFITGIGTDVGKTIASAIVVEALKADYFKPVQAGDLHYSDTDKVKELISNTTSNFYENAYALETPMSPHAAAEIDGVKIDIENIKIPEHDERAVVIEGAGGILVPLNDEDTILDIIPLGARVIVVSRHYLGSINHTLMTLWMLKEQGFNVALIYSGKEHKTTEGIIQKMTETPVIGRIDEETSFTPEVIKKYADQFRENLEKL
- the bioB gene encoding biotin synthase BioB, which codes for MSKIRHDWTSQEILDIYNKPLMDLLFEAATIHRQYHDPNTVQVSTLLSIKTGGCPEDCGYCPQAARYHTDIEGNDLMSVSQVKAQALRAKSSGSSRVCMGAAWRNVKDGPEFENVLEMVRTINKLDMEVCCTLGMLTENQAQRLAEAGLYAYNHNLDTSEEYYKEVISTRGYEDRLKTIDNVRKTNVTVCSGGIIGMGEKPEDRAGMLVALSRLNPQPESVPINSLVAVEGTPMEEQKPVEIWDMIRMVATTRIVMPETQVRLSAGRTEMSREGQAMCFFAGANSIFAGDKLLTTPNPDVNEDMKMFKLLGLNPQKPFLKITQPKTVEAEDSEYVPLSEKPKWSRPKHKIERNEEARKRARKQKI
- a CDS encoding regulatory protein RecX → MYKRPQQVVTVAEAIKKLEHYCAYQERCHQEVEKKIATYSLIPEAKEKIILHLLAHNYLNEERFAKSFARGKFSIKKWGKNRITQELKIRHISTRNITTALSDIENSEYLKTLNELAIKKLDTIKETDKFKKRKKLADYLLYRGWESHLVYEKTTTLIP
- a CDS encoding beta-ketoacyl synthase N-terminal-like domain-containing protein — protein: MLQPISITGISSVSPLGVSSEDIWNHYNEDSHQITEEKLGEQLSLVSRLDKNTKDVIKQLRNSSHHYKELDDSVLFGIYAARQAIRDAGWEEDYDFGINIGSSRGATQLFEKYYQEFLSTGQSSTLSSPTTTLGNISSWVAHDLQSTGPEISHSITCSTALHAVLNGVAWLQSGMANRFLVGGSEAPLTPFTIAQMKALKIYASDVGASYPCQALNLEKQRNSMFLGEGAGVVCLEKGIHPNAKALIKGIGYATEVLKHNISISAEADCFQKSMKMAIGTIPYDTIDAIVMHAPGTVKGDIAEYNAIKILFGDQMPALTTNKWKIGHTFGASGLLSLEFAILMQQHQTFIPVPFVKNTGKPKQLRRIIVNAVGFGGNAVSILLEQPNG
- a CDS encoding cupin-like domain-containing protein; the encoded protein is MGVLDLKQIPRVKTISKEVFIKEYVIPQKPVVIERLTEDWPAYTKWSLEYMQEIAGDKEVPLFDDRPINSEFKFNEPHASMKMSDYISLLKSQPTRYRIFLYNLLKEVPSLQKDFTFPDIGLRLLKKLPFLFFGGEQSTVFMHYDIDYANILHFHFHGEKQCILFPPEETKYLYKIPHALISHQEIDFFNPDFDKWPALQKAKGCVTNLSHGETLYMPEGYWHQMTYTTPGFSMSIRATPRGVVNFTKAAYNVFLMRHFDNLMRRLRGQKWIDYKNSKAITKTHKVNNIKG